A single window of Candidatus Neomarinimicrobiota bacterium DNA harbors:
- a CDS encoding glucose-6-phosphate isomerase gives MPFSSNLESYTDKLYTHKALNFFLDLNEADLSDASIRDLEAALKIALHDMQDLENGAIANPDENRPVGHYWLRNHSLAPTAEITKQIEETINSIKSFATAVHHGRLLTPHVTVFSHILLIGIGGSALGPQFIADALDPKTSMTIHFLDNTDPDGIDRVLSDLSEKLSETLVIVISKSGGTAETRNGMLETQEVFTNRGLDFSRQAVAITGQDSQLYKLASEDNWLSIFPMWDWVGGRTSVMSAVGLLPAALLGIDIDALLAGASTMDEITRSGDISDNPAALLAQAWFILGEGKGSKDMVVLPYKDRLLLFSRYLQQLIMESLGKRLDTQGNLVHQGIAVYGNKGSTDQHAYVQQLRDGLNNFFVTFIEVLSDREGSSILVDGQNSSGDYLFGFYKGTQTALSASDRKSITITIPDVSPRSIGALIALYERAVGLYATLININAYHQPGVEAGKKAAGNVLEVKNAILKLLSSSDDFISIGEISEKLSLAGQEILIYHILRHHAANHHLDIQGSLMDPAHVKVKQG, from the coding sequence ATGCCTTTTTCATCCAACCTTGAAAGTTATACAGATAAATTATATACCCATAAAGCCTTGAATTTCTTTTTAGACCTAAATGAAGCTGATTTGTCAGATGCTTCAATAAGAGATTTAGAGGCTGCTCTTAAAATAGCCCTCCATGATATGCAGGATCTAGAGAATGGTGCTATTGCTAATCCTGACGAAAATCGACCGGTGGGTCATTATTGGTTAAGGAACCACTCGCTGGCACCAACTGCTGAAATTACTAAGCAAATTGAAGAGACAATAAACAGTATAAAATCATTCGCAACTGCAGTTCACCATGGTCGACTACTCACCCCTCACGTAACTGTTTTCTCGCATATCCTATTAATAGGTATAGGGGGGTCTGCCCTCGGTCCTCAATTTATTGCTGATGCCCTGGACCCCAAAACGAGTATGACTATCCACTTTCTAGACAATACAGACCCCGATGGAATAGATCGGGTCCTTTCAGATCTCTCAGAGAAACTATCAGAGACCCTCGTTATCGTAATTTCCAAATCCGGTGGAACTGCTGAAACCCGAAATGGTATGCTGGAAACCCAGGAGGTGTTTACAAACCGAGGATTGGATTTCAGTAGGCAAGCAGTTGCAATTACTGGTCAAGATAGCCAACTATATAAGCTGGCTTCTGAGGACAACTGGCTATCCATTTTCCCAATGTGGGATTGGGTGGGTGGTCGAACTTCAGTGATGTCCGCAGTGGGACTCCTCCCTGCTGCATTGCTGGGTATAGATATTGATGCTCTTCTTGCAGGAGCTTCTACAATGGATGAGATCACCCGTTCCGGCGATATCTCTGATAATCCAGCTGCACTCCTGGCCCAAGCCTGGTTCATCCTCGGTGAGGGCAAGGGAAGTAAAGACATGGTTGTCTTGCCTTATAAAGACAGATTGCTCCTCTTCAGTAGATACTTACAGCAATTGATCATGGAATCCCTGGGGAAACGCCTGGATACCCAAGGCAACCTTGTACATCAGGGTATCGCAGTGTATGGAAACAAAGGTTCAACAGATCAGCATGCCTATGTGCAGCAATTGCGCGATGGGCTGAACAACTTCTTTGTCACCTTTATTGAGGTTCTTTCAGATCGTGAAGGTTCCTCCATCCTCGTGGATGGTCAAAATAGTAGTGGAGATTACCTATTCGGGTTTTACAAGGGTACTCAGACTGCGCTGAGCGCCAGTGATCGTAAATCTATCACCATCACCATCCCCGATGTATCACCGCGTAGCATAGGTGCCCTCATTGCTCTCTATGAACGCGCAGTCGGCCTCTATGCCACGCTGATCAACATCAATGCCTATCATCAACCTGGAGTGGAAGCTGGAAAAAAGGCTGCGGGTAATGTTCTGGAAGTCAAAAATGCCATACTTAAGCTCTTAAGTAGTAGTGATGATTTTATATCCATAGGCGAGATCAGTGAAAAGTTGTCTCTGGCAGGACAAGAAATTCTTATCTATCATATTCTCCGCCATCATGCTGCGAACCATCATCTGGACATCCAGGGCTCGCTGATGGATCCAGCACATGTGAAAGTTAAACAGGGCTAG
- a CDS encoding EVE domain-containing protein: MSGWLIISSKQNLEITSSLNFSQQGLKKRHRKKALEIEPGDYFFYYITGEQKLAAVVKIDSFVTEASDKIWVNLGKDPEECYPWRFQISPHTILGEQRWLNMSDFSDKLLHFKKWPAKNWRLGLQGQIHALRDEDTLLLLKVISGS; this comes from the coding sequence ATGTCAGGCTGGCTCATTATATCATCAAAACAGAATCTGGAAATCACATCAAGTCTCAATTTTTCCCAACAGGGTTTAAAGAAACGGCACCGAAAAAAAGCCTTGGAGATTGAACCAGGCGATTACTTTTTCTACTACATAACAGGTGAACAGAAATTGGCCGCTGTTGTCAAAATTGATTCCTTTGTCACCGAAGCTTCAGATAAAATCTGGGTCAACCTGGGCAAAGATCCAGAGGAGTGTTATCCGTGGAGATTTCAAATTTCTCCCCATACGATTCTAGGTGAACAACGCTGGTTGAATATGTCTGACTTCTCAGATAAACTCCTTCATTTTAAGAAATGGCCTGCAAAAAACTGGCGATTGGGGTTGCAGGGTCAAATTCATGCGCTGCGTGATGAAGACACACTATTATTACTCAAAGTCATATCTGGCAG